The following proteins are encoded in a genomic region of Magnolia sinica isolate HGM2019 chromosome 1, MsV1, whole genome shotgun sequence:
- the LOC131221626 gene encoding cycloartenol-C-24-methyltransferase — translation MAKAGALDLASGLGGKIDKKEVLSAVEQYEKYHVYYGGEEEARKANYTDMVNKYYDLVTSFYEFGWGESFHFAPRWEGESLRESIKRHEHFLALQLSLKPGMKVLDVGCGIGGPLREIARFSSTSVTGLNNNEYQITRGTELNRLAGVDKICNFVKADFMKMPISENSFDAVYAIEATCHAPDALGCYKEILRVLKPGQYFAAYEWCMTDSFDPKNKNHQKIKAEIEIGDGLPDIRSTRQCLEALKLAGFEVVWEKDLAVDSPVPWYLPLDRSRFSISSFRLTAVGRFITRNMVKALEFLGLAPEGSQRVSSFLEQAAEGLVEGGRKEIFTPMYFFLARKPTAEAH, via the exons ATGGCGAAAGCTGGAGCATTGGATCTGGCGTCCGGACTCGGAGGGAAGATCGATAAGAAGGAGGTCCTTTCTGCTGTTGAGCA GTATGAGAAGTATCATGTCTATTATGGAGGAGAGGAGGAAGCGAGAAAAGCTAACTACACTGACATG GTAAACAAATACTACGATCTTGTCACCAGCTTTTATGAATTTGGCTGGGGCGAGTCCTTCCATTTTGCACCCAG ATGGGAAGGGGAGTCACTTCGTGAAAGCATCAAACGGCATGAGCACTTTCTTGCTCTACAACTGAGTTTGAAGCCTGGAATGAAG GTGTtggatgtgggatgtggaattggTGGACCCCTACGGGAAATTGCTAGGTTTAG CTCAACATCTGTTACAGGACTGAATAACAATGAATACCAGATTACAAGAGGCACT GAACTCAACCGCTTAGCAGGAGTGGACAAAATCTGCAACTTTGTGAAA GCCGACTTCATGAAGATGCCAATTTCTGAAAATTCTTTTGACGCAGTATATGCAATAGAAGCCACCTGCCATGCACCAGATGCA CTTGGGTGTTACAAAGAGATTCTTAGGGTACTGAAGCCTGGTCAATATTTTGCGGCATATGAATGGTGTATGACTGATTCGTTTGATCCCAAGAACAAAAATCACCAGAAAATCAAG GCAGAAATTGAGATCGGTGATGGCCTTCCTGACATACGATCAACAAGGCAATGCCTTGAAGCTTTGAAGCTTGCTGGATTTGAG GTTGTATGGGAGAAAGACCTAGCTGTAGACTCCCCTGTACCTTGGTATTTGCCTTTGGATAGAAGTCGCTTCTCTATAAGCAGCTTCCGTTTAACAGCTGTTGGACGTTTCATCACTAGAAACATG GTCAAAGCTTTGGAATTTTTAGGGCTTGCACCTGAAGGAAGCCAAAGAGTTTCATCTTTTCTTGAACAAGCTGCAGAGGGGCTTGTTGAAGGCGGGAG GAAAGAGATATTCACACCAATGTACTTCTTCTTGGCTAGGAAGCCAACTGCAGAAGCTCACTGA